Sequence from the Phalacrocorax carbo chromosome 8, bPhaCar2.1, whole genome shotgun sequence genome:
GCTGGAACTGTCCCGAGAGCGCCCTGCAGCTCTCCACCCACAACCGGCTCCGCAGCGGTGAGTGCGCCTTTACCTGCTGGCACCAGCATCCCCATCCCGGGATACCTTTGGGTACGAGCTGGGATACCCTCtggagagagctggggctgccaaTTAAACTGAGCGATGGAGAAGGGGTTGTGTGTCCCAAATATCATGgttgtttttctccatctgtaTTAACTGGATGTAATAAATAGCGCTGAGATTTTTCTAGATCCCAGGCTCTCTCTGGATCTCCATCCGTGCTAGGCTAGAGCTTGGTCCTTCCCGCAGCGCTGCTCCTTGGGGTTGCTCCTGCCACTTTGTGTGCAGCATCCCAGGAGTGCAATGCTAGAGGCACCTGAGCGTGCAACGGGGAGAAACGCAGGAGAGATGAAGAGAGAAACCAGAGACACGCACTAAGAAATCATCTTCATAAGAAAGTGGTGGATGTATTTGAACGCTGACTGCTTCCACAAGcagaaatctcttttttttccccagagcagcaTCACAATTTGAATGTTATGAAAGCCAAAAAAGACACTGAATTAGAACTGCAGGTGCAGACAGCTGTTAGCACAGGTTCAACCACCGACTGAAACAAGATCAATGACAATTTTCCCCAGCAGGCAAGATTGAAGCATGAAGCAGGAAAGGACAGAGACAAACCAAGTACCAGGTGAAGCAAGTGATAACCAACCTTATCCAGAGCAGGACCCGGGCATTACCTTACGATCCTGCTGTTGCCAAGAAACTCCATCTCACACATGGACACCTGCACAGTATTATACCAAGTTGCTGAAACCCTTGTTGCCAGGACCAGTGTCTATGTTTGTAtgtgacagcttttttttcctcttccccccagcTACCCGGGAAACATCCTTTGTACACGCCATCAGCTCGGCCGGTGTCATGTACACCCTCACCAGGAACTGCAGCATGGGAGACTTCGAGAGCTGCGGCTGCGACGACTCCAGGAACGGCCGTGTCGGTGAGCTGCCATACCAAGACAGGCTGACGTTGTTTCTCCATCCCCACACGCATCCCCCTCTGGATTTCAGGGCAGAATTTGGCCCGGCGGGACAGTTCTGTGCTTAGAGTGCATCTGTCTTGCAGGTGGCCGAGGCTGGGTCTGGGGAGGATGCAGCGACAACGTGGAGTTTGGGGAGAGGATTTCCAAGCTCTTTGTGGATGCTTTGGAAACAGGGCACGATACCCGTGCGCTGATTAACCTGCACAACAATGAAGTCGGGAGACTTGTaagtaaaatgtaataaaataataataataacaatagtaATGTCtatattgaaaacaaaatccaagAGTCTGGTAAGCTGCTCAGGTCCCCATCTCCAGCCCCCTGTGACAATATAGGCTCTGTAGTGTTTGCACGGGGGAAAAATACAGCCGGAATCTGGCCCTAAACTGAACACAAGGAACTGCAGTAAGAGCTGTTCCCACTTCCAGCTTCCGCAGCTGCGTGTAACGCAGTTAACTACTAGCACACACCAGTTATTCAGAAATGCGCAGGTTTTTTACTCACCTAGTGCTTGTCTGGtctgtaaaacaaagcaagaaccACCTTACTTTCTTGCAATACGCATTTCCAAGCCATTTGGCCGGGGAAGCCAGATGTGAGCTGGCCCTGCTCGCAAGCCAGCCGCCAGGCTcgccccccactccccacctGGGCCGGCGGAGGCTTTCAGCATCTTGCCAAACCTCCTTGTTTGTGAAAACAAGGACGGCAACACTTAACATACCTATCTCATAGGGTGTGTCAAGGCTTAATCTCACATAGATACCAGTGATTGAGACCTTATAAATACCAGAGGGAGATAGGTAGATAATATCTGTGAAGTGCTTCCCTGGAGGAGATGCAGAGAGGGTGGGTATGATTATTCTGAAGCAGTTTCACACGTTTTGAATGAAACTTCTGAGATGGATGGTGGGTTGATGCTCTGATGAGCGAGGTGAGCTGCAGACTAGAACAGCATGAGAAGGGCACGACCAGacaaatgtgctttttcttctctttcctgaagAAACAGCTCCTGCAAGGCCTGGAGACAATAGTTTGTGCCCACTTGTTATCTCTGTCCTTTTCATTAGTGAAGAGGGACAGATGTTTTccagaaactgaaataagagCTTCGGCTCATGTCTTTGAAGGGCCCAAAGTCATGCCCAGCACGAGCCACTTTTGACCCATTGCCCCCGGAATTAGAAGTGCTGTAGAGCCTGGTTTGGGGATTTAAATAATGATGCTCTGACACTCCTAATTTATCCACCTTTTCCACCAAGGCTGTGAAAGCCACGATGAAGCGAGCCTGCAAGTGCCATGGggtgtcaggcagctgcagcatccaGACCTGCTGGCTCCAGCTCGCTGAGTTTCGTGAGATTGGGAACTACCTGAAGATAAAATATGACCAAGCCCACAAGCTGGAGATGGACAAGAGACGGATGAGAGCTGGCAACAGCGCCGACAGCCGTGGAGCCACGGCAGAGACCTTCCACCACGTCCACCCCACGGAGCTCGTCTTCCTGGAGGACTCTCCCGACTACTGCACGAGGAACGCCAGCCTGGGCCACCACGGCACCGAGGGCCGCGAGTGCCTCCAGACCGGCAAGAACCTCTCGCaatgggagaagaggagctgcCGGCGGCTGTGCACCGAGTGCGGTCTCCGcgtggaggagaggaggacgGAGGTGGTGGCCAGCTGCAACTGCAAGTTCCACTGGTGCTGCACGGTGCGGTGCGAGCAGTGCCGGCAGCTGGTGGCCAAGCACTTCTGCGCCCGCCGCGACACCACCGCCGTCCCCAACCACATCAAGCGGAGGAACAAGGGCCATAAGAGATAGAGGGCAGCCATGGTGCCCGAGGAGGACGCTTTGGTGTCCCCACgctcagcagccagcagcagagctgggatgggAAGGAGCGTCCCCGGGGAGCTGTGGGGTCCGGAGGGCTGAGCGGGGCATCGCACAAGGTGATGGGGCCTCCTGCGGCTGATGCTGTGAGATGAGGAAGCACAAGGCGCAGGCGCTGAGGGAGCACAGTCCTTCTTGCTTCCATGTTTTTTCCTCACTATTTACcagcagcttctttcttttgGGGAGtcactttatttctgtgttggaCAGAGGAAAGAATTTAACTTTTTCAGTCGGCTCAGCCCCTTGCACCACATCCAGCAGGTCAGCGGTGGGGCTCCAGCCCCACGGCAAGCAAGGGGGGGACAGGCGCCGGTGGCCTAAAGTGGGCCTCACTGGGTGGCTCCATCCCAGCACCCCCGGCCCAGCAGGTCACGCACAGCAACTGCTCAGCAGTATTTCTAGTGGAGAACTTTATGCACTTTCTCATGTGAGAGGCGGTTTTGCAGCGTCGCAGTGTGTATTACAATGACTGGAGCTTTTTGAGGGCTTTGATATTTTTCAAGCCAGTGTTTACAGATTTCAtatcttccccctcccctttttatATTGATACCAGAATCCTTGCCCCAAATGGACAGTAGCTTCATGTATTTGTACTGGATGAAATTAAGCTGTTTACAATTcctatacctttttttttttttattagcagaTAAGAATTCAGAATTCTTTATGCCTAACGTTGTTTATTAATAAGTTGTATTATTGCTTAGCACAATCTATTTTCTCTATATATTTTGAAGATATCCCTAAAGAGTTAGATTTTGGACTGTATTTTGCAATAAACACCACAATAAAAAGGattggctttttcctttctggcttcctaGCAGTATGACTTCACATGCAAAAGCATCCCTTTCTGTGTAAAGCCCAGCACTTCCACCATTTCTCATCGTTAATCCAACAGCCACTGAAGCCAGCGAGAAGGTTTTTCTCCTAGACCTCAACAAAAGTTGGCTGCAGCCTTCAGTCCCCAGAGGGTTTGCTTTAATACCTATCACTGTAATATCTAACCTTTTTCAAGTGCTGAGTATGCAGGCACTGCCTGGCTAAAGCCAGTTTTGAAGCTCCCGATGCCTCTTTAATTTGCCTAGGCCCGACATCCCCCAGACAATGTGAGGCTGCCCCGCTTTGATGTGGAAAGCGAGTGCAAAATTCTTGGAGGCACGAGAGGAACCCTTTGAACTGGGGGCAGGAGAGAAAACTTGGGGACGGTTGTGAATGTGTCTGCAGgttccctgctgctctgggtgcggggagggcaggaggggacacgCGCCGGCTGCTGCCGTCCCAGGCGGGTCTGGCCCTTCTCCTGGCTTCTCCAGGGCTGGATTGCTCCTAGGAGTCACGGCAGTGCTCcagagggagccagggctgTGCCACTGCCTGCACCCATGACGCAGGGGCAAGGGATGCTTTACCAGGTTTACGTTCCagccaggggaggaggagagacaagtgaaaaaaaagccaagaacaACAAaccaataaacaaacaaaccaacccaaaacacaaaagttCTGCCAGCACATTGCGCCCGCACTACAAATGCTTTGATGCTGTTGTATCCGGGTATCCCTACAGCTCCTAGTGCAAACACAGCCCCGACACACACTTGAGCCAAATCAGGAAGCTCAAGGTGTAAAACATGCAAGTCGGGAAGCACCACTGACTtccatgcatttatttttgcaaagagCAGTTTCATTACAGCTAGAAGGGCTATGCCAGCGGGCCATCCATTTGGGGGCCTTGTTTGCTGCCTTTGGAGTAGCTAATTCTAAAATTTCCGTAATTAATAGGCCACACCACCAAAGCAAGAAACTCCACGATTTTCAGCGTTGCTGCAACAGCGTTTACAACCCATCAAAAGTTAGGCTGAACTggtaatgataaaaaaaaacaaacaaaccaaacctctTTCCTGCATCTCATACACTGGCTGGCTTGTCTGCACAGAAACGCAGGCTCTATTTTCGTAATACCTGCTGTGGTTGCCTGGACTGCTGCTGCCCCACCGAGGTGCCCTGGGCCAGCActcagcagcaccagccccacgccTGCGCAGTGCCACGAGCTGTGGGCACAACATGCTGCCAAAATCCCACGGGGCCACAAAATGAGGTTACACAGagcacagggcagctgctgctgatgtGCACCCAGAGGAGGGAAACAGTATTTCACCAGGATAACTCCCATGCACAAAAAACCATCTTGCTGTATACCACGGTTAATAAACTGCACAGGTAAATGCTGGGAGATGAGGACTCTCCATGAGCGGGCATGTTCAGGACATGCTGTGTATCTTACACATCTCTCTGCAGCACCTTTTCAAACTAACATGACTGCAGTGGCATGAAGTGACGTGAAGTGGCAGGTTTGCAAGTGCCCACAGCATCAGACCAGATATCTGTCCCATGCAGGGACAGGGAAAGGGGTTGCAGAGAGGAGCAGAGATGCCACGGCCAGGACTGATCCTTCTCCTGCTGAACCCTCCCATTCTCCCCGACCAGCAGCCAGGGGCTCGCTGAGCCAGCACTCATATCCACTGCATTGCATTTAAATGCTGGAGATGAACTGTACTTGCTTGAATTTGtctaactgcttttttttttttttaatccatttataTTTCTGGCACCCAAACTATCTAAAGCAACAAGCATATCTTATGCAAAAGCCAGAGACTAAATGCAAATTGAAGTGAACTCAAGAGAAAGTTACATACCATCCCATGAAAcaaatttccattctttttatAGCTCACAGAGACAATACCGAGCGTGAACAAATACAAAAGACAACTCTATGGCTTAGAGCTGCACCTTGCCAGAGATATTACAGTCCTGGAGAAGCTGAAGCTCTCTCATCCTCCCCCTTGTTGCTCGGATACAAGAGTCATCAATTCTCACTACATTCACTACAAAACAATAGAAATTCAGGACCATCTTAATCCATCACAGCACTGTCAGGGAGCCCCGACACCCCTGCCCACTGGTACTCGCTTTTGGTAACAACACACACAGAAATGCCACGTGCACGGCGTGGTACAGGGTAGCAAACCCCGAAGCTGCCTGTGCGACGCGACCCATCAGGCTGATTTCATCATTTCAGCGGTGATTTTACCTGGACAGCCAGCTCCTGCacaacagttttcaaaataacaaCGCCCAGCAAAGTCACGTCATCTGCCACTTGGAAAGGCTCATTCTCTAACCACAACCAAAGAGCATTGGAAGGGAGTGATGGTGACTCCAAACCTGAATGTATTTACTCATGGTTACCCAAAGTCAAGTCCAATTTGTAACACAGATCCCAAACACCTGTAACTCACTGCTGGCTTGGAGGAAGGGATGGACTGGCCCTATAAACCCTTGAGGAGGAACCTGACTGCTGTCCTGCAGTAATAGTAATGATCCTAATTacaatgaaaaagtaaaaacctTAATTGGGGCCAGATACTGTATGAACTCAAACCAAAATCCTGCTGCCTGGCCCTGAAGAGCAGTCAGCACTGCTTCTCCCCTTCAGGGCCGAAGGCTCCTCGCAGCGCTGGGGCGCAGAGAGGGATGCAGAGGACCTGTGCCGGCGACGccctggagcaggcacaccacACTGAACCCCTGAGTGGGGGCTTCGGGCAGGGCTGCGGAGCTGCTGGGACAGTCCTGGAGCAGCACCTCTGTGTTTGAGCAGGctctgccagagctgcagcccaCGGAGCACAGCCATTGCTGTGGAAGGGTAACCTATGTGATAAGAAAGCTGCGGGACAGCAGCTGGATTGGCCTGAAATCACCATTGGCTTTGTGCAGGTTTCCCACTACCTTTCCAGCAGTGTATCTGtgcctttattttcagaaaggactagtttatattccatttttaatgagaaagggaaacatttgctaaatgaagaaataatacaGTCCAGCTATAGCATTAGCACAGACCAGTGCTGGTCTATTCAGAGCTGC
This genomic interval carries:
- the WNT8A gene encoding protein Wnt-8a, coding for MKRSTFLILSITAVYGAVLHAAAWSVNNFLMTGPKAYLTYSSSVAAGAHSGMEECKFQFGWERWNCPESALQLSTHNRLRSATRETSFVHAISSAGVMYTLTRNCSMGDFESCGCDDSRNGRVGGRGWVWGGCSDNVEFGERISKLFVDALETGHDTRALINLHNNEVGRLAVKATMKRACKCHGVSGSCSIQTCWLQLAEFREIGNYLKIKYDQAHKLEMDKRRMRAGNSADSRGATAETFHHVHPTELVFLEDSPDYCTRNASLGHHGTEGRECLQTGKNLSQWEKRSCRRLCTECGLRVEERRTEVVASCNCKFHWCCTVRCEQCRQLVAKHFCARRDTTAVPNHIKRRNKGHKR